A section of the Myxocyprinus asiaticus isolate MX2 ecotype Aquarium Trade chromosome 22, UBuf_Myxa_2, whole genome shotgun sequence genome encodes:
- the LOC127413169 gene encoding F-box/LRR-repeat protein 3-like → MLIVYVDTITFWFPWDQNPCPLLTLAPQEKSHFVSALTVVFVNSKSMSSIKIDDTPVDDPDKIILTVQVTQTLQLLTVSFPAHQGILCVADQCHGQQELALNYHLLSDKLLLSLSSEKHVHLEHLRIDVVSENLGQNQFHTIKKSSCDALIRHSPQVNIVMYFFLYEEEHKPFFHEEMPVTHLYFGQAVSKDMLGRIGLNCPRLVELVVCANGLEPLDEELIHIADRCKSLTAIGLGECEVTCSGFMEFVKMKIHIEVSKYLVQIWFPDMIPTW, encoded by the exons ATGCTTATTGTTTATGTGGAcacaattactttctggtttccatgggaccagaacccatgtccaCTGCTCACattagcaccacaggaaaag TCACACTTCGTGTCCGCTCTGACGGTGGTGTTTGTAAATTCTAAGTCAATGTCCTCTATTAAAATTGATGACACACCGGTTGACGACCCTGATAAAATAA TCTTAACAGTGCAAGTTACACAAACCCTTCAGCt TCTCACCGTGTCATTTCCTGCCCATCAAGGCATCCTCTGTGTGGCTGATCAGTGTCATGGCCAGCAGGAGCTGGCCCTTAACTACCACCTGCTGAGTGACAAGTTACTGTTGTCCCTCTCCTCTGAGAAACACGTACACCTAGAGCACCTGCGCATCGATGTGGTTAGCGAGAACCTAGGCCAGAACCAGTTCCACACCATCAAAAAGAGCAGCTGTGATGCCCTCATCCGCCACTCGCCCCAGGTCAACATTGTCATGTACTTTTTCCTGTACGAGGAGGAGCACAAGCCCTTCTTTCACGAGGAGATGCCCGTCACACACCTATACTTCGGTCAGGCGGTCAGTAAAGACATGCTGGGGCGTATTGGGCTGAACTGCCCACGTCTCGTGGAGCTTGTTGTGTGCGCAAATGGGTTGGAGCCACTTGATGAAGAGTTGATCCATATTGCAGATCGCTGCAAAAGCCTCACAGCCATTGGTCTCGGTGAGTGTGAGGTGACCTGCAGCGGTTTTATGGAATTTGTGAAGATGAAGATCCACATTGAGGTCTCAAAATATCTGGTCCAGATTTGGTTCCCTGATATGATACCCACATGGTAG